From Erigeron canadensis isolate Cc75 chromosome 8, C_canadensis_v1, whole genome shotgun sequence, one genomic window encodes:
- the LOC122609883 gene encoding coilin-like isoform X2, with product MGTETLRLRVVFDDVTILNKTQKSDGMNRTWLLLKSQQHRTISDVCNHLLHLFKLHRSCPNGIILSMEGFALPPFESTEILQDKEIISVKKKGGATIEAADGGNLLDEGEDEGLEPGANGLLLLGNDNKGTGDDHSEFEDIDEEPSDGESPKEAVTKKRKATTNLQNLKKKKLCLEVFDNKDDEIEDVNNDASPSKVTSKETNKGAAVSNKKVKTAVSLKRSEQLQENVEEGNQVSVEAAAVKKMPSRSARRKKAKREWMREISKIAKKKPQSYLKPELTKAERKQASKTPVQNGRPKGLLHWKQASKTPVQNGDVDPVVSRPGHIRFEHLDEDQPTKQTRVSNETIKWNGSSSKRRGQKAGREKFYNSQRNNRKRLNTESFKMLFKDTQVPVIDPSDFDKLPPCCEPKEGDVIAYRLLELNSSWIPEFSSYRVGRISYYDARDIVLIPVTEYPIDSEKIKEDGPNGSLYGEDGTLEINYSALVDVRNLKQYEPDATEAASNGGSQTPLSVDKDSAANLLSNSNDKIEASKDSNPGDGEVTPWDRFSKVNHEVNHSSMIVSVTNPCLYGAPGPSTSTAPEANGAGSSEDKDGQKGNSLDPWLNANKSEPSQEKAASWTDIKKTGPSENNCETGSSWGRPWSSFVVSRGSSVKQPNQENSWQLGSSRSNGRPWSRGAPRGRGRGRGRGRGRNGNMM from the exons atgggGACAGAGACGTTAAGGCTGCGAGTGGTGTTCGACGATGTGACAATTCtcaacaaaacacaaaaatcaGATGGAATGAACCGGACATGGCTCCTCCTTAAATCACAACAACATCGCACCATTTCCGATGTCTGCAATCATCTTCTTCACCTTTTCAAACTTCATCGTTCTTGCCCTAATGGCATCATCCTTTCT ATGGAGGGCTTTGCATTACCCCCTTTTGAGTCAACTGAAATCTTACAAGATAAGGAAATCATTAG TGTGAAAAAAAAGGGCGGGGCCACCATAGAGGCCGCAGATGGTGGTAATTTGCTTGACGAGGGTGAAGATGAAGGGCTGGAGCCAGGAGCTAATGGTTTGCTACTTTTAGGAAATGATAATAAGGGAACTGGGGACGATCATAGTGAATTTGAGGATATTGATGAAGAACCGTCTGATGGAGAATCACCCAAAGAAGCAGTTACTAAGAAAAGAAAAGCCACCACGAATCTTCAGAACTTGAA GAAGAAGAAACTTTGTTTGGAGGTGTTCGATAACAAGGATGACGAAATTGAGGATGTTAACAATGATGCATCTCCCAGTAAAGTCACCAGTAAGGAGACTAATAAAGGTGCTGCAGTAAgtaacaaaaaagttaaaactgCTGTCAGTTTGAAACG GAGTGAACAGCTTCAAGAGAATGTTGAAGAAGGCAATCAAGTCTCTGTCGAAGCTGCTGCTGTTAAAAAG ATGCCTAGTAGAAGCGCTAGACGGAAAAAGGCTAAAAGAGAATGGATGCGAGAAATATCTAAAATAGCAAAGAAGAAG CCACAGTCTTATTTAAAGCCTGAATTAACTAAAGCTGAAAGAAAACAGGCTTCTAAAACCCCCGTGCAGAATGGTCGGCCAAAGGGACTA CTACACTGGAAACAGGCTTCTAAAACCCCCGTGCAGAATGGGGATGTAGACCCCGTTGTAAGCAGGCCAGGACATATACGTTTTGAACATCTTGATGAAG ATCAGCCTACAAAACAGACCAGAGTATCAAAT GAAACTATAAAGTGGAATGGTAGTAGCAGCAAGAGAAGGGGTCAAAAAGCGGGTagagaaaagttttataattcTCAAAGGAACAACCGTAAAAGATTAAATACAGAATCCTTTAAAATGCTGTTTAAAGATACTCAAGTACCCGTAATTGACCCCAGTGATTTTGACAAGCTTCCCCCTTGTTGCGAACCGAAG GAAGGTGATGTGATTGCATACCGTCTTCTTGAGTTGAATTCTTCATGGATTCCTGAGTTTTCCTCCTACCGT GTTGGAAGAATATCATATTATGATGCCAGGGATATTGTTCTGATTCCAGTGACAGAATATCCTATTGATTCTGAAAAGATTAAAGAAGATGGGCCAAATGGCTCTCTTTATGGAGAAGACGGTACTTTAGAG ATAAACTATTCAGCTCTTGTCGATGTCCGCAACTTGAAGCAGTATGAACCAGATGCTACGGAAGCAGCGAGTAATGGTGGCAGTCAAACTCCCTTGAGTGTGGACAAAGATTCTGCAGCCAACTTATTGTCAAACAGTAATGACAAGATAGAAGCCTCAAAAGACTCCAACCCAG GAGATGGAGAAGTAACCCCATGGGATCGCTTCAGCAAGGTAAACCACGAGGTCAACCATTCGAGTATGATAGTTTCTGTGACGAACCCATGTTTGTATGGTGCGCCTGGCCCAAGTACAAGTACAGCTCCAGAAGCTAATGGAGCAGGGTCATCCGAGGATAAAGACGGGCAAAAGGGCAACTCTTTGGACCCATGGTTGAATGCAAATAAGTCGGAGCCATCTCAAGAGAAAGCAGCTAGTTGGACAGATATAAAGAAGACAGGTCCTTCTGAGAACAATTGTGAAACAGGCAGTTCCTGGGGAAGGCCATGGTCGTCATTTGTAGTTTCACGGGGCAGTTCTGTTAAACAGCCGAACCAAGAAAATAGCTGGCAGTTGGGAAGTTCTCGTAGCAATGGGAGGCCATGGTCTCGTGGTGCTCCACGAGGCCGTGGACGTGGTCGCGGTCGCGGTCGAGGGCGAAATGGTAATATGATGTAA
- the LOC122609883 gene encoding coilin-like isoform X1 encodes MGTETLRLRVVFDDVTILNKTQKSDGMNRTWLLLKSQQHRTISDVCNHLLHLFKLHRSCPNGIILSMEGFALPPFESTEILQDKEIISVKKKGGATIEAADGGNLLDEGEDEGLEPGANGLLLLGNDNKGTGDDHSEFEDIDEEPSDGESPKEAVTKKRKATTNLQNLNRKKKLCLEVFDNKDDEIEDVNNDASPSKVTSKETNKGAAVSNKKVKTAVSLKRSEQLQENVEEGNQVSVEAAAVKKMPSRSARRKKAKREWMREISKIAKKKPQSYLKPELTKAERKQASKTPVQNGRPKGLLHWKQASKTPVQNGDVDPVVSRPGHIRFEHLDEDQPTKQTRVSNETIKWNGSSSKRRGQKAGREKFYNSQRNNRKRLNTESFKMLFKDTQVPVIDPSDFDKLPPCCEPKEGDVIAYRLLELNSSWIPEFSSYRVGRISYYDARDIVLIPVTEYPIDSEKIKEDGPNGSLYGEDGTLEINYSALVDVRNLKQYEPDATEAASNGGSQTPLSVDKDSAANLLSNSNDKIEASKDSNPGDGEVTPWDRFSKVNHEVNHSSMIVSVTNPCLYGAPGPSTSTAPEANGAGSSEDKDGQKGNSLDPWLNANKSEPSQEKAASWTDIKKTGPSENNCETGSSWGRPWSSFVVSRGSSVKQPNQENSWQLGSSRSNGRPWSRGAPRGRGRGRGRGRGRNGNMM; translated from the exons atgggGACAGAGACGTTAAGGCTGCGAGTGGTGTTCGACGATGTGACAATTCtcaacaaaacacaaaaatcaGATGGAATGAACCGGACATGGCTCCTCCTTAAATCACAACAACATCGCACCATTTCCGATGTCTGCAATCATCTTCTTCACCTTTTCAAACTTCATCGTTCTTGCCCTAATGGCATCATCCTTTCT ATGGAGGGCTTTGCATTACCCCCTTTTGAGTCAACTGAAATCTTACAAGATAAGGAAATCATTAG TGTGAAAAAAAAGGGCGGGGCCACCATAGAGGCCGCAGATGGTGGTAATTTGCTTGACGAGGGTGAAGATGAAGGGCTGGAGCCAGGAGCTAATGGTTTGCTACTTTTAGGAAATGATAATAAGGGAACTGGGGACGATCATAGTGAATTTGAGGATATTGATGAAGAACCGTCTGATGGAGAATCACCCAAAGAAGCAGTTACTAAGAAAAGAAAAGCCACCACGAATCTTCAGAACTTGAA CAGGAAGAAGAAACTTTGTTTGGAGGTGTTCGATAACAAGGATGACGAAATTGAGGATGTTAACAATGATGCATCTCCCAGTAAAGTCACCAGTAAGGAGACTAATAAAGGTGCTGCAGTAAgtaacaaaaaagttaaaactgCTGTCAGTTTGAAACG GAGTGAACAGCTTCAAGAGAATGTTGAAGAAGGCAATCAAGTCTCTGTCGAAGCTGCTGCTGTTAAAAAG ATGCCTAGTAGAAGCGCTAGACGGAAAAAGGCTAAAAGAGAATGGATGCGAGAAATATCTAAAATAGCAAAGAAGAAG CCACAGTCTTATTTAAAGCCTGAATTAACTAAAGCTGAAAGAAAACAGGCTTCTAAAACCCCCGTGCAGAATGGTCGGCCAAAGGGACTA CTACACTGGAAACAGGCTTCTAAAACCCCCGTGCAGAATGGGGATGTAGACCCCGTTGTAAGCAGGCCAGGACATATACGTTTTGAACATCTTGATGAAG ATCAGCCTACAAAACAGACCAGAGTATCAAAT GAAACTATAAAGTGGAATGGTAGTAGCAGCAAGAGAAGGGGTCAAAAAGCGGGTagagaaaagttttataattcTCAAAGGAACAACCGTAAAAGATTAAATACAGAATCCTTTAAAATGCTGTTTAAAGATACTCAAGTACCCGTAATTGACCCCAGTGATTTTGACAAGCTTCCCCCTTGTTGCGAACCGAAG GAAGGTGATGTGATTGCATACCGTCTTCTTGAGTTGAATTCTTCATGGATTCCTGAGTTTTCCTCCTACCGT GTTGGAAGAATATCATATTATGATGCCAGGGATATTGTTCTGATTCCAGTGACAGAATATCCTATTGATTCTGAAAAGATTAAAGAAGATGGGCCAAATGGCTCTCTTTATGGAGAAGACGGTACTTTAGAG ATAAACTATTCAGCTCTTGTCGATGTCCGCAACTTGAAGCAGTATGAACCAGATGCTACGGAAGCAGCGAGTAATGGTGGCAGTCAAACTCCCTTGAGTGTGGACAAAGATTCTGCAGCCAACTTATTGTCAAACAGTAATGACAAGATAGAAGCCTCAAAAGACTCCAACCCAG GAGATGGAGAAGTAACCCCATGGGATCGCTTCAGCAAGGTAAACCACGAGGTCAACCATTCGAGTATGATAGTTTCTGTGACGAACCCATGTTTGTATGGTGCGCCTGGCCCAAGTACAAGTACAGCTCCAGAAGCTAATGGAGCAGGGTCATCCGAGGATAAAGACGGGCAAAAGGGCAACTCTTTGGACCCATGGTTGAATGCAAATAAGTCGGAGCCATCTCAAGAGAAAGCAGCTAGTTGGACAGATATAAAGAAGACAGGTCCTTCTGAGAACAATTGTGAAACAGGCAGTTCCTGGGGAAGGCCATGGTCGTCATTTGTAGTTTCACGGGGCAGTTCTGTTAAACAGCCGAACCAAGAAAATAGCTGGCAGTTGGGAAGTTCTCGTAGCAATGGGAGGCCATGGTCTCGTGGTGCTCCACGAGGCCGTGGACGTGGTCGCGGTCGCGGTCGAGGGCGAAATGGTAATATGATGTAA